From Hippoglossus stenolepis isolate QCI-W04-F060 chromosome 6, HSTE1.2, whole genome shotgun sequence, a single genomic window includes:
- the LOC118111522 gene encoding uncharacterized protein LOC118111522 isoform X2: MNAHLIFIFFFLTSLLQDGLTDSVYTGPEGGTITVSCLFRLSAEKKLFCRKSCGDGNVLIETDSVRAQSGRYSIEYEEGVFLTSPTFVNVTIKQLRKSDSGNYTCGLKRTVRIDSTKRVEIIVTDAPTSNSPEPSEQSSALQITAVLLTVSFIIITLSVTVMVFCRNRTSKQTECPEAPGEDEVEREYEEVGDGRVNSSSSEEQFQLYSLVQYNETKQTGSDL; the protein is encoded by the exons ATGAACGCtcatctcatcttcatcttcttctttctca CATCCTTGTTGCAGGACGgtctcactgactctgtgtACACTGGACCTGAAGGAGGAACCATCACAGTTAGTTGCTTATTTCGCCTCTCTGCAGAGAAGAAGCTTTTCTGCAGGAAGTCGTGTGGAGACGGAAACGTCCTGATTGAGACAGACAGCGTCAGAGCTCAGAGCGGCAGATACAGCATCGAATACGAAGAAGGAGTTTTTCTAACATCTCCTACATTTGTTAATGTGACAATAAAACAGCTGAGGAAGTCCGACTCTGGAAATTACACGTGTGGTTTGAAGAGAACTGTTCGTATAGACTCAACCAAAAGGGTTGAGATCATCGTCACAGACG CTCCCACCTCCAACTCTCCTGAACCCAGCGAGCAGTCATCTGCACTTCAG ATCACAGCTGTTCTGCTGACTGTgagtttcatcatcatcacactctCAGTGACTGTGATGGTTTTCTGCAGGAACAGAACCAGTAAACAAACAG AGTGTCCTGAAGCTCCAGGTGAAGACGAG GTTGAGAGAGAATATGAGGAGGTGGGAGACGGCCGAGtgaactcctcttcctcagaggaacagttTCAACTTTACTCTCTGGTTCAATACaacgaaacaaaacaaaccgGATCTGATCTCTGA
- the LOC118111522 gene encoding uncharacterized protein LOC118111522 isoform X1 encodes MNAHLIFIFFFLTSLLQDGLTDSVYTGPEGGTITVSCLFRLSAEKKLFCRKSCGDGNVLIETDSVRAQSGRYSIEYEEGVFLTSPTFVNVTIKQLRKSDSGNYTCGLKRTVRIDSTKRVEIIVTDEEPSPTSFPAATAPTSNSPEPSEQSSALQITAVLLTVSFIIITLSVTVMVFCRNRTSKQTECPEAPGEDEVEREYEEVGDGRVNSSSSEEQFQLYSLVQYNETKQTGSDL; translated from the exons ATGAACGCtcatctcatcttcatcttcttctttctca CATCCTTGTTGCAGGACGgtctcactgactctgtgtACACTGGACCTGAAGGAGGAACCATCACAGTTAGTTGCTTATTTCGCCTCTCTGCAGAGAAGAAGCTTTTCTGCAGGAAGTCGTGTGGAGACGGAAACGTCCTGATTGAGACAGACAGCGTCAGAGCTCAGAGCGGCAGATACAGCATCGAATACGAAGAAGGAGTTTTTCTAACATCTCCTACATTTGTTAATGTGACAATAAAACAGCTGAGGAAGTCCGACTCTGGAAATTACACGTGTGGTTTGAAGAGAACTGTTCGTATAGACTCAACCAAAAGGGTTGAGATCATCGTCACAGACG AGGAACCTTCTCCAACATCTTTCCCAGCAGCCACAGCTCCCACCTCCAACTCTCCTGAACCCAGCGAGCAGTCATCTGCACTTCAG ATCACAGCTGTTCTGCTGACTGTgagtttcatcatcatcacactctCAGTGACTGTGATGGTTTTCTGCAGGAACAGAACCAGTAAACAAACAG AGTGTCCTGAAGCTCCAGGTGAAGACGAG GTTGAGAGAGAATATGAGGAGGTGGGAGACGGCCGAGtgaactcctcttcctcagaggaacagttTCAACTTTACTCTCTGGTTCAATACaacgaaacaaaacaaaccgGATCTGATCTCTGA